The genomic stretch TTTGAGCTTTGCCAGATTCCGAATGGCCCGGAAGGTTCTCGACTTTAGCCGAATGACGTGCGGTACTgcggaaaaattaaaatattttgatctCAACGCAGTGCGGTGCGGCACGCCGGAGGTTGCCGCTGCCGGACTTGCGCCGGGCTCCTGATTGGTCAGCGCAGCATTTACCGGAGCTCAACGCATACATGGAGTCTTAGCTTAAGTCCGTGGCGAGCCACTGATATGCACTGATATAGAACAATTCACAGGCATGAGCATCGtcatatttattcattctcgTGGTTGTTGGTTGAGTAAATCCTTTTAAATCCCTTTACCACGGTCAACAGCTTACGTGACGTAAAATGTAAATAGGATTAAGGGTGACAGAAGCATGACAAAAGCTTATATGAATGAATTTCAGATGTTTTTATTTGATGTTGCAAAGTATTCACTTTAATCGCAAGCAACTACTACATTGTTTGGTATAATTTATATGATTTGATATTAATTGTTAAGATGTGTAAACTTTTGACGTTACTTTGCACGTTTCCGCGTTGTCttcaaaaatgaatgaaaacaaatatgtTCACATAAAGTATCTAGCTAAGACAGCATTTTTACACCTTGTTCTAGCCTGCGACGTTCTGAAACTGGCATGCCACAGTATTTTTCTAAATCCGTTAGTCGAACGTCGGTAGAATCTAATCGTGATAAATATATCAGAGCAGCTTCCAACTGAACATCTTTCGTCAATAGTCCTTCGCCTATGTAACAAGCTAGGAGTTGCAGATGTGGCCCAATAGCTGATCGATAACGTGTCGCTAAAGATTGCAAAAGATCCACAGTAGCGTTCGTCATTGGTTTGCCCACTTCTTCTGCCTGGATATGCAAACAAAATCCATTTATTTCACTTTAAACAAAGCTCCAATTTGCTAGCATAAATGAAGAATGAAAGTTGTGAGTTTATGAGTCTCATGATTTACTGACAGTATATTTCAAACTTACCTCTGCTTCAGCATATTTATAAATGGTGTAGAATATACGACGGCGCTGTTTTTCCATCATTGCAGTATCCTCATCATCTTCATTGCCCTGTTAAGATTTCGATTATGAATATAAGAAATTAATTTGGTATAGTGCAGTGCAAGACAGTTCAAATCCCAAGAcattttgaattaaaaatttgatgctACGTACTTTATCTTTTCCAAATAGGGTGACAAAAGACACGTATCCCTCTTCAAccttttccaaaattttcagGTAGGCTGTAAACGATTTTTCTTATGTCTTTAGATCGTAATCAAGTATCAAGTTACACAAATCCCTATGAAAAGAACTAAGTACAACCCAGGAGCTGAGAGATTATTCTCAACTAATTTGTTTCTAAATGTTcttggaaaaatataatttttatatagCATATGATGCATTTATTTCATTAGCTTATTTagtaaatgtataatatgttgTCAAAATGGAATAGTTCAAAGCTACTGACTACGTTACTCGAATGTCTAATTACTATAATTCCTTCTGCGCTGTCATGCAACAGACAGTTTATTTCATGGAAAATATAACTCACATATCGTCAATATCATATTTCCTAAATATCTTTTAATGTATGAAGTATCAAATTAGCTTCTTTATAATAATTCAGAAATTTGATATTGACGTGTTATCTTTAGGGTTAcaataaagtaataaaaaccATCCAGTTTGACGGCGTTAGTTATCCTTTTATTGACAATCGACTCCACCAGTTGCAGGAAATATCGCATCACTTTCGGCTTCGCTTTCATTGCAAGTAGATAGAGCAGCGTGCCTTGAGTTGTTGCAATATGTGGGACCCAAATGCGTGCCTTCAATATGTATAAATCAAATGCGTTCTCTAGAAACAAGGATTATAGCTTACCTCCGTAAGGGCTGCTTTAAATCGATTTCGTACTTCGTCATCCCTAATTGCAGCAGTAGCTTCATCAACGCTAAATCCAAGAGCTAATAGAAAATCAAGTGGCGTATCATGGTCAGAGAAATTGAATATCTCTTCCTGTTCCGAAGTTGTGTCACTTGGTGCTCTTGTACACACGTACTCGTCCCCGGCCAGGGTTAATCCATCTGCTCGAAAACCTCTGCGAAAGCATCGTCCAATTTCTTCTGGAGTTACCTACATTTGATTTATCAGGCTTCAGACTCACTTATAAGTAGTACTTCCTTTTTTATGTCTTACGATTCCAGCAATATCCGGAGATTCCCAAATGCTCTGACCATTAGTGTTGTTCTCTTCATTTTCCACCACTTGTACTTTACGAACCAGTTTAGCTTCCGAGCCAGATCGATGATATTTGCCCTTGAACATAAATCACAGAATTTTGATCGTACAATTGCACGCTGTTCAATGATTGTAATAGATTGTCACTAACTTTTTTGCCATCATCATCCAATGTGTCCATTTCAGcacgattttttcttcgaaatattttgaacaatttacTAGatactgttttctttttttcatcctgtTTATTCTCGCTAATTTCAACAGGAGGTTCATCATCCTCACAAACTGAGGAATCAGTTTTCCTCAAATAAGACTCAGTAGTATTACTGCATGGAAAACAGGGTGCGTACCCTCTAGGCATCATTAGCCACTCGGGTGGTGGTTGAGCGTGTATGTTATTTGACgttgtaaaattcatttcagcaCGTGGTGGGTGATCATGTACATTTGACATTGGTGGGAACCATGGAATGGGAACCATATCTGGAGGTGGTGGCTCATTGCCATTCTTTCTGACAGTCGGTTGCCAATCTCCGTCAGGTAGTGGAAGCTTTGAAGCCGGTGGTGGTTGTTGATAATTTTGCCAGTACTGCATCATGTATGGAACAAATGGACAACAGAAGGGATAAGGTGGCGGTAGAGCTGAAGGAGGCGGGGCTGCAGCTGTATGCAGAGCATGAGGTGCAGTaagctgtttttcatttattggATGTGCAGGTGATGACTGCAGATAAGTCTCGGTATCTTTATGTGAAGTTGGAGCACGATTGTTCGATTGAAGATGTAAATGATCATGATTTTCCTCAGGACTAGCGGTTACGTGATTTCTTTTGGAATGATTTGTGTGGGTAGGATCGGTGTAAGTTTTTGTAGCAGGATTTGTATGAAGCAGCAAAGTAGCACCTTTGTGAAGATTCAAAACAGTATCTGACTCCCAATAATTAGTGTCAGCTGTTGACGACAACATTGTAGACTGCGAGGGCGCAGAGCTTTCCAAAAACGAAGAGGGTGGTTTAGGTAGCTGGTCAAGAGGAATATGGGTAGTTTTTTCACTCTTACAAGATTTGATCTTTTTGAATATATTGAATTTAAACTTGTTTGTACGGCATCTCTTCGAGTCATTTGGTGCACAAATGAACCTTCTGGTTGTCTGAGATTCATTATCAGTGCTATTAGCAGTCGATTTATTATTTGCCCACAACTCATATACTTTGTTTGAATCataaaagttttcatttttgattttcagtcGTTTGTTACATTTAATTCTCTTATGTCCTGGGTCCGTTTCcataacgatttttttatccactaGATACAATTTTGGATTGCCAGAGCCTGTTTCAATATCACTGATGCTCGATTTCACTCGTTCAGCAGCCTTGTTGTGCGCTAGGGCAGATGTTAGATCTGTTGTGCTCCTCGATGTTTCAAAGGTTTCTCTAATCTCTTCATGCTTCACATCTTGTAGTGACGTAATGATTTTATGCTGAGCCGGTACTGTAGGTATATCTATAAAACTGTCTTGTCCTTCTGCATTGTTTAAATCCAGGAAACGTTTACTGACAACATATTCTAGACTTCTCTGCACTGCATTATTTGGCTTTTTCAGCACTATAACTTTATCCTGGTCAATTTTAGCATCTCTCGCAGAATTTAATTGCTCACTAGATTCTTCTTCCTCTGATAACTCATCTCTCGAATCCGAACTATTCTCTATTAAATATTTCCCAATTCGCATCTCAGCATTATCTACATCCTTCTCCTCAAGCTCTGGATTATTAAATTGGAAAACCTTACTTCTATTTACTTCTTTCATCTGATAAGCAGTAATTTCACATGGTAAATACATGTCCAGACTATTGGTAAATGCagacaaatatttatttgcatCGTACAGAGTGTATTTTGTTTCGGTATCCCACTTCTTGAGTTTTTCTTCACATAAATTCGGGTGgcttttaatattttctctAATTCCAACGAATTGTGTATTGACAGGATCATCCAAGGGGTTGGAGATACTTTCAAACCTATCATCATTAATATTGTGGTACAGAATAGTTTGCgtattgtgaaattttctttctgtaACATGTTCAATTTGTTGATGCTCAGTCGAGTTGATTTTGGCTTGATCGGAGTGATCAAAATGTCTCTTGTGCAAATCGTTGTGATATGATTTATAGCCGCTGCTTTCTCCTCCGCTGGATTCAGTATTTTTCGCTGCCGTATTGTTACTTCTTCTACTTGGAGATGTTGTTTTCTCCGAACCATGACAAACAACACTGACACTGGATCTATCGTTAACTATTCTTATTCGGCTGGTTTTCGGGCTGTTTTCATCGATGATTATTTTGACGTTTTCTCGCTCTggatcaattttcttttcatgttTCTGATACTTTTTCTCATTCGATACCATTCTTTCAATGTAACGTGCCATATTGCAGcacatatttttctctttatgATTGAAACATCTGTactttttcgaatatttataaccattcgttttcaaattcgatatTATTTTGTCTGAGGTGTTACTTGACGATGGGTGTTTCAAATATGCTGTGATTTTAGCAGCATTCAAAGTCTCATAGCTCTCCATTTTACTCATGTTATCTGGTAACTgcgttacaatatttgataagCTTGCTGTTTCAACATTCACCGTGCTGTTGCTGCTTCCGGAGTTTTTGTAAACGTCTTGAGTTTTTTCATCCTTACAATTAGCTAGACCATCTTTCGATTGATGTTTGtagagtgaaaatttgatagtattattattcaatcCTTGAGAACCATCAATTTCAGATGCTGGATGTATCAAGGTTTTCGTAAGATTATATTTTGCATCATCGTTGACAGTGCTTTTATCTTTTCCTAGTTTGGTCAATTTTATATCTGCATTAGTAGCATAGTTTCTGTAATCTTGTTGTTTATTGGGTCCTTTACGATATGGTTGATCAGAATAGCATCCATAATTTATTGAATTGGCGTTATACATGATTTTATCTTCAGAAATAGACGAAAATTTGTTGGCAACTAACAATTGTTTCAGTCTGTTACAATCACAGTTCGATGGTTCTAGCAAATTCGCTATCGATTCAATCTCTGCTGTTTTTGAGACATCTTTCTCGCAACATATTTTTACATCCTTGCTCGACTGGATAGTATTACGAGTGGAATCAATACAACATTTTGTACAATTCAAGTTGGTCGGGTCACTTGCTTTACTTTTTGGCTCATTCTTGTGCTGTGTTTCAGGTGCAGAATTAACATCATTAGATTCAATCTTGGAagtggaaaagtttttatcCATTTGTATAGACTTCTTAAGATTGAAAATTCTTGTTCGAGCTGCTCCATTGTTCTCATTCTTTGCATTGATACAGTCATTGTTGTCACGAGCATtatttgtttgtaaatttttgatttcaacaattttttgacgatattttttcttagCCTCGTAactcttttttaaattttctatatttttcttaattcgtTGTTTATCTAATTCGATCTTTTCCTGCATGTCGGCTTTTGCTGAAGTTTTTTTCGAGAAATGCACATCTTGCttctttttaacttttttcacaactttcTCAGTGCAATGAGCTAATATTTCCTCTTTTCCCTTTTGACCCTTGTGTCTAAGTGCTTGCTGTGGAATGATACGCGGAACTGAGGACAGAACAGTATTACAAGACACTTCCTTTACTTTAGGTGGCTTCGTTTCTCCGCTTATTCTGCATGAAGTTTTTTGACAAtcatttgatttatttttgagaatttctcTATTACCTGTTGATCTGGATTGTCTTTTGCATGTAGTTATCACCTCTGATTTgtcgtttgaaattaatatcttggaattttttccCTCCTGCTTATCACAAACTCTACCTCTTGGTTTTTCAACAGATCTAGGCACGACTTTGTTGAACTGCTCTGGCCAATGTTTGTAGGTTTGATCCTTTATCAGATTTTCGTTAACATGAGGAgatttttctatcaaattttCAGGTAAAGGTGTTGTTATTGCAGTTGACACGTCGGTATTAGTTTTATCATGTGTTCTATAACCCAGTTGCGACCCCTTAgcagtaattaaaaaatgtggaTTTTTTTGGAGGCGTAAAGAATGgcgaattgatttttctttagGTATAGCAATGCTGCAAGCTCTAGCATTCGTTGTATCGTTATTAGTATGcgagtttttttcattattgttcaTAGTAGTAAAAGGAACCTCTTCGCAGCTTTTGTAGTCTATGTTGATATCAAATGTAACGCACTCCTGGTCAATGTAATGGATCTTTATATGCGATATGGCAATATCTTGATCCGTTGTATCGGTGGAACAGAGTGTGCGAGCCGTGCTCCCAGTTCTTTTTCCAAGCAACGTGATTTGCTATGTATTGGTGAACCTTTACTATCACCGGCTGTACttagaaataaataagatTGTTGGGTCTTTGGAGATGTCTTGCTTCTTTCTAAGTGCTTCATTGCGTCTACCACGCTATTCACAATTGCTGTCACAATCAAATCATTCCAAATATTTCTCTATGTACGtgcaaaattgttgaaataaatcataaGCACAggtgttttcaaattttttttgcaaaattcgGTCCCGCTAGTGCCAAAAGAGAATTGAaggtaattaaaatatactcaaatAATATCCACATTTTacgacataaaaaaaatgagctGTCATTTTTAGCGACTTGGTAATAGTTTCATAAGAGCTCTCATTGGTTGCGTCACTTTTATGCTGATTTTTAGACTTAGCACTGCGTTCAAGCCTCTATCAAATCAATAGCTAGTGAGAGATgacgaaatatttcaatttcttgacGTGATGTGAGtatgatttgaaattcaaaatctgCGGCAGTACAGTCAATATCAATACTGAAAGTTCTCGACGAACAGAGCATTATTGGTATAAAAATACTATACGAGTTGACAAGTATATTCTTGCTCTCGGAATTTGATTTTAACTGAAATTATCTTTAAAATGAGCGAGTTTCGTTAGTTAAAATGATCATAAAACGCACACAGATGGTCTGTGGATCTCGACCGGCGAAAAAGTCCTGTGAGCGCGTGCGCAGCGTGACGCAACACCTGACCAATCCTGATAGGCATAAGGTGAAGGGCAGGTCACGTTAGCACGTAAAGCGCGGACAAGATCCGAAGAGTTCGAAGGGAGCAACCGAGTTGGCTGGTCGTTGGTAGCGCGTCAGAGGTCAAATAAAGTGCAGTGACATTTTGTTTGGTTATAAAATGGAACCCAAACTAAATTTGAGGGAAGAACCCACGTGGTTACAATTACAGCAGTTGTACGACAGCCAGGGGAGCAAAATCAATATATACGAATTATTCAAAGCTGATCCTagtcgatttgaaaaatacaggTGGGTAGTGTCACGTATTCTACATTTGACCTTGTGGCGACCTTCATTCCGAACATTGAGCTCGGCGGTTTTTAATTTGGTTTGAATCAGTATTTCTCACGGACATTGATTCAAGATTGATTGTTTCTTCTACATATCACGTAATTTGTTGGTTATACGTGCAGATTAAACATCACATTGTTGAACTGGTGATGTTTATACTATCCACGTTCACTgtgcacttttttttacactgtTGTACATAATTTCAGCCTTCAAATCCAAACACCAGAGGATGGACCAATTTTACTTGACTATTCCAAAAATCGTATTAATGATGAAGTTCTTTCTCTACTCTTTCAACTGGTATGTATCGGCAAATAAAAAGAGGCGATGAATCTTGGGCATGTATTAAAATGGTTTCGAACATCTTTTGCAACTTAATAATGTGAGGGATGTTGAAGGATTTTGCCCgacgttaaaaatttttgtttcaaaaatatcccTTATCTGCTCTTGTATAGCAAAAGACGCTTCGTTTATCAATTCGTATTATATATGGTCTGAATTTGAGCAAGATTAATATTATACTCATATTATATGAAATATATCTTGatgctaaaaaaaaaggttattACTCATCATGGTGTTATTAACATTATACTTTGACTTGTTTTGAGTCATTCGCGTTTGATGCTTTGTGATAAAGTTTCAGGGTGATGTGATCTTACATATAGTTAATAAAGTTTTGATGATAGGCGATACGAAACTAAAAAAATCCAATGTccattaatataattacatgtaaaatgtttttgtatcattCAGATAATcttattgataaaaataaataacacacAGATTgatattcattgaaaattacatAGATTATGTAATGAAGACTTGACACAAAGTGGTTGAAGAGAAGCTTATATCACTGTTTCGATTTTAGTATATCCTAATCAGTGCTAACctgatttcaaattcttgTTGATATAAAATAGGCACGTGCCCGTAAAGTAGAAGCAGCAAGAAATGCCATGTTTTCCGGACAAAAGATCAACTTTACTGAAAATCGAGCAGTTTTGCATATTGCCCTACGAAATAGATTGAATACTCCAATTCTTGTTGATGGCAAAGATGTAATGCCTGATGTGAACGGGGTTTTAAGTCACATGAAGGAGTTTACTGAAcaggtgagaaatttttttttctggtacATATACTGGCCTGTATTTCAGTTCGCTgtacagtaaaaaaaattaaatttttcccgTATCGTTGCAGgtcattacaaaaaaatggacTGGATTTACAGGAAAACCCATTGAGGATGTTGTAAACATTGGAATTGGAGGTTCAGACCTGGTAAAACTGattcaataatattcattaacattgtaatacatgtatattataaaaaaaaaaactaaaactaaaATACGAAGTGTCAAACTAATAAGTGTTAGTAtctattgaaataattaataaatattacttaGGGTCCCTTGATGGTGACAGAAGCTTTGAAGCCATATCATATTGGCCCCAGAGTTCACTTCGTGAGCAATATAGATGGAACTCACATTGCagaaactttgaagaaaattaatccTGAGACCAGTTTATTCATAATTGCCTCAAAAACCTTTACGACACAAGAAACCATAACCAATGCGACATCGGCTAAACTTTGGATTTTGGAACATTTAAAGAGTGTACGTTAGAATTCTTGGGTTTGATGAGATAGCTGTAATATCTAATAAAGTATCATTAATTATCTATTGAtaatacattttcttttcatacaGGAAGCAGCCGTGGCTTCACACTTTGTAGCTCTGTCCACAAATACACAAAAGGTTAAAGAGTTCGGCATTGACGAAAAGAATATGTTTGGATTCTGGGACTGGGTCGGAGGTCGCTATTCACTATGGTCTGCTATTGGTCTTTCCATATCACTAGCTATAGGctttgaaaactttgaaaagcTTTTGAGTGGCGCTCACTTCATGGATCAACACTTTTGCTCAGCTccattagaaaaaaatgtaagaactGAAAAGCTAGTAATCTATCAAAAGCTAGTATTTCAAAGTAATGAAAAGTATTTATTCCAACTTATATTAACACCTTAGTTACTTTATCTCACCTTTCTAATTTGCAATTCATTTAGGTGATGGAAATCAATTAATGTTTTATCGTACCATATAATTTGCCAACTTTAATATTCCAGGCACCAGTAATTCTTGCTTTACTCGGTGTTTGGTATCACAACTTCTATGGGGCAGAAACTCATGCGCTACTACCATATGATCAGTATCTGCATAGATTTGCTACATACTTCCAACAAGGTGACATGGAAAGTAATGGAAAGTATGTCACTCGATCTGGTAAAACAGTAGATTATACtacaggtaaaaatattttttgaaacgtggatataattattacatgtGAGTGTTATCCGTCAGAATGACAATATGTTCCGAATATAcgtcaatttcattttactaaGGTCCGATTGTATGGG from Neodiprion virginianus isolate iyNeoVirg1 chromosome 3, iyNeoVirg1.1, whole genome shotgun sequence encodes the following:
- the LOC124301392 gene encoding uncharacterized protein LOC124301392 isoform X2 codes for the protein MNNNEKNSHTNNDTTNARACSIAIPKEKSIRHSLRLQKNPHFLITAKGSQLGYRTHDKTNTDVSTAITTPLPENLIEKSPHVNENLIKDQTYKHWPEQFNKVVPRSVEKPRGRVCDKQEGKNSKILISNDKSEVITTCKRQSRSTVPRIIPQQALRHKGQKGKEEILAHCTEKVVKKVKKKQDVHFSKKTSAKADMQEKIELDKQRIKKNIENLKKSYEAKKKYRQKIVEIKNLQTNNARDNNDCINAKNENNGAARTRIFNLKKSIQMDKNFSTSKIESNDVNSAPETQHKNEPKSKASDPTNLNCTKCCIDSTRNTIQSSKDVKICCEKDVSKTAEIESIANLLEPSNCDCNRLKQLLVANKFSSISEDKIMYNANSINYGCYSDQPYRKGPNKQQDYRNYATNADIKLTKLGKDKSTVNDDAKYNLTKTLIHPASEIDGSQGLNNNTIKFSLYKHQSKDGLANCKDEKTQDVYKNSGSSNSTVNVETASLSNIVTQLPDNMSKMESYETLNAAKITAYLKHPSSSNTSDKIISNLKTNGYKYSKKYRCFNHKEKNMCCNMARYIERMVSNEKKYQKHEKKIDPERENVKIIIDENSPKTSRIRIVNDRSSVSVVCHGSEKTTSPSRRSNNTAAKNTESSGGESSGYKSYHNDLHKRHFDHSDQAKINSTEHQQIEHVTERKFHNTQTILYHNINDDRFESISNPLDDPVNTQFVGIRENIKSHPNLCEEKLKKWDTETKYTLYDANKYLSAFTNSLDMYLPCEITAYQMKEVNRSKVFQFNNPELEEKDVDNAEMRIGKYLIENSSDSRDELSEEEESSEQLNSARDAKIDQDKVIVLKKPNNAVQRSLEYVVSKRFLDLNNAEGQDSFIDIPTVPAQHKIITSLQDVKHEEIRETFETSRSTTDLTSALAHNKAAERVKSSISDIETGSGNPKLYLVDKKIVMETDPGHKRIKCNKRLKIKNENFYDSNKVYELWANNKSTANSTDNESQTTRRFICAPNDSKRCRTNKFKFNIFKKIKSCKSEKTTHIPLDQLPKPPSSFLESSAPSQSTMLSSTADTNYWESDTVLNLHKGATLLLHTNPATKTYTDPTHTNHSKRNHVTASPEENHDHLHLQSNNRAPTSHKDTETYLQSSPAHPINEKQLTAPHALHTAAAPPPSALPPPYPFCCPFVPYMMQYWQNYQQPPPASKLPLPDGDWQPTVRKNGNEPPPPDMVPIPWFPPMSNVHDHPPRAEMNFTTSNNIHAQPPPEWLMMPRGYAPCFPCSNTTESYLRKTDSSVCEDDEPPVEISENKQDEKKKTVSSKLFKIFRRKNRAEMDTLDDDGKKGKYHRSGSEAKLVRKVQVVENEENNTNGQSIWESPDIAGIVTPEEIGRCFRRGFRADGLTLAGDEYVCTRAPSDTTSEQEEIFNFSDHDTPLDFLLALGFSVDEATAAIRDDEVRNRFKAALTEARIWVPHIATTQGTLLYLLAMKAKPKVMRYFLQLVESIVNKRITNAVKLDAYLKILEKVEEGYVSFVTLFGKDKGNEDDEDTAMMEKQRRRIFYTIYKYAEAEAEEVGKPMTNATVDLLQSLATRYRSAIGPHLQLLACYIGEGLLTKDVQLEAALIYLSRLDSTDVRLTDLEKYCGMPVSERRRLEQGVKMLS
- the LOC124301392 gene encoding uncharacterized protein LOC124301392 isoform X3, whose translation is MNNNEKNSHTNNDTTNARACSIAIPKEKSIRHSLRLQKNPHFLITAKGSQLGYRTHDKTNTDVSTAITTPLPENLIEKSPHVNENLIKDQTYKHWPEQFNKVVPRSVEKPRGRVCDKQEGKNSKILISNDKSEVITTCKRQSRSTGNREILKNKSNDCQKTSCRISGETKPPKVKEVSCNTVLSSVPRIIPQQALRHKGQKGKEEILAHCTEKVVKKVKKKQDVHFSKKTSAKADMQEKIELDKQRIKKNIENLKKSYEAKKKYRQKIVEIKNLQTNNARDNNDCINAKNENNGAARTRIFNLKKSIQMDKNFSTSKIESNDVNSAPETQHKNEPKSKASDPTNLNCTKCCIDSTRNTIQSSKDVKICCEKDVSKTAEIESIANLLEPSNCDCNRLKQLLVANKFSSISEDKIMYNANSINYGCYSDQPYRKGPNKQQDYRNYATNADIKLTKLGKDKSTVNDDAKYNLTKTLIHPASEIDGSQGLNNNTIKFSLYKHQSKDGLANCKDEKTQDVYKNSGSSNSTVNVETASLSNIVTQLPDNMSKMESYETLNAAKITAYLKHPSSSNTSDKIISNLKTNGYKYSKKYRCFNHKEKNMCCNMARYIERMVSNEKKYQKHEKKIDPERENVKIIIDENSPKTSRIRIVNDRSSVSVVCHGSEKTTSPSRRSNNTAAKNTESSGGESSGYKSYHNDLHKRHFDHSDQAKINSTEHQQIEHVTERKFHNTQTILYHNINDDRFESISNPLDDPVNTQFVGIRENIKSHPNLCEEKLKKWDTETKYTLYDANKYLSAFTNSLDMYLPCEITAYQMKEVNRSKVFQFNNPELEEKDVDNAEMRIGKYLIENSSDSRDELSEEEESSEQLNSARDAKIDQDKVIVLKKPNNAVQRSLEYVVSKRFLDLNNAEGQDSFIDIPTVPAQHKIITSLQDVKHEEIRETFETSRSTTDLTSALAHNKAAERVKSSISDIETGSGNPKLYLVDKKIVMETDPGHKRIKCNKRLKIKNENFYDSNKVYELWANNKSTANSTDNESQTTRRFICAPNDSKRCRTNKFKFNIFKKIKSCKSEKTTHIPLDQLPKPPSSFLESSAPSQSTMLSSTADTNYWESDTVLNLHKGATLLLHTNPATKTYTDPTHTNHSKRNHVTASPEENHDHLHLQSNNRAPTSHKDTETYLQSSPAHPINEKQLTAPHALHTAAAPPPSALPPPYPFCCPFVPYMMQYWQNYQQPPPASKLPLPDGDWQPTVRKNGNEPPPPDMVPIPWFPPMSNVHDHPPRAEMNFTTSNNIHAQPPPEWLMMPRGYAPCFPCSNTTESYLRKTDSSVCEDDEPPVEISENKQDEKKKTVSSKLFKIFRRKNRAEMDTLDDDGKKGKYHRSGSEAKLVRKVQVVENEENNTNGQSIWESPDIAGIPDKSNVGNSRRNWTMLSQRFSSRWINPGRGRVRVYKSTK
- the LOC124301392 gene encoding uncharacterized protein LOC124301392 isoform X1 gives rise to the protein MNNNEKNSHTNNDTTNARACSIAIPKEKSIRHSLRLQKNPHFLITAKGSQLGYRTHDKTNTDVSTAITTPLPENLIEKSPHVNENLIKDQTYKHWPEQFNKVVPRSVEKPRGRVCDKQEGKNSKILISNDKSEVITTCKRQSRSTGNREILKNKSNDCQKTSCRISGETKPPKVKEVSCNTVLSSVPRIIPQQALRHKGQKGKEEILAHCTEKVVKKVKKKQDVHFSKKTSAKADMQEKIELDKQRIKKNIENLKKSYEAKKKYRQKIVEIKNLQTNNARDNNDCINAKNENNGAARTRIFNLKKSIQMDKNFSTSKIESNDVNSAPETQHKNEPKSKASDPTNLNCTKCCIDSTRNTIQSSKDVKICCEKDVSKTAEIESIANLLEPSNCDCNRLKQLLVANKFSSISEDKIMYNANSINYGCYSDQPYRKGPNKQQDYRNYATNADIKLTKLGKDKSTVNDDAKYNLTKTLIHPASEIDGSQGLNNNTIKFSLYKHQSKDGLANCKDEKTQDVYKNSGSSNSTVNVETASLSNIVTQLPDNMSKMESYETLNAAKITAYLKHPSSSNTSDKIISNLKTNGYKYSKKYRCFNHKEKNMCCNMARYIERMVSNEKKYQKHEKKIDPERENVKIIIDENSPKTSRIRIVNDRSSVSVVCHGSEKTTSPSRRSNNTAAKNTESSGGESSGYKSYHNDLHKRHFDHSDQAKINSTEHQQIEHVTERKFHNTQTILYHNINDDRFESISNPLDDPVNTQFVGIRENIKSHPNLCEEKLKKWDTETKYTLYDANKYLSAFTNSLDMYLPCEITAYQMKEVNRSKVFQFNNPELEEKDVDNAEMRIGKYLIENSSDSRDELSEEEESSEQLNSARDAKIDQDKVIVLKKPNNAVQRSLEYVVSKRFLDLNNAEGQDSFIDIPTVPAQHKIITSLQDVKHEEIRETFETSRSTTDLTSALAHNKAAERVKSSISDIETGSGNPKLYLVDKKIVMETDPGHKRIKCNKRLKIKNENFYDSNKVYELWANNKSTANSTDNESQTTRRFICAPNDSKRCRTNKFKFNIFKKIKSCKSEKTTHIPLDQLPKPPSSFLESSAPSQSTMLSSTADTNYWESDTVLNLHKGATLLLHTNPATKTYTDPTHTNHSKRNHVTASPEENHDHLHLQSNNRAPTSHKDTETYLQSSPAHPINEKQLTAPHALHTAAAPPPSALPPPYPFCCPFVPYMMQYWQNYQQPPPASKLPLPDGDWQPTVRKNGNEPPPPDMVPIPWFPPMSNVHDHPPRAEMNFTTSNNIHAQPPPEWLMMPRGYAPCFPCSNTTESYLRKTDSSVCEDDEPPVEISENKQDEKKKTVSSKLFKIFRRKNRAEMDTLDDDGKKGKYHRSGSEAKLVRKVQVVENEENNTNGQSIWESPDIAGIVTPEEIGRCFRRGFRADGLTLAGDEYVCTRAPSDTTSEQEEIFNFSDHDTPLDFLLALGFSVDEATAAIRDDEVRNRFKAALTEARIWVPHIATTQGTLLYLLAMKAKPKVMRYFLQLVESIVNKRITNAVKLDAYLKILEKVEEGYVSFVTLFGKDKGNEDDEDTAMMEKQRRRIFYTIYKYAEAEAEEVGKPMTNATVDLLQSLATRYRSAIGPHLQLLACYIGEGLLTKDVQLEAALIYLSRLDSTDVRLTDLEKYCGMPVSERRRLEQGVKMLS